A portion of the Magnolia sinica isolate HGM2019 chromosome 17, MsV1, whole genome shotgun sequence genome contains these proteins:
- the LOC131230909 gene encoding dephospho-CoA kinase — protein MDIVLNTNMGFFGHKKQKASPSPVRAIKACFVHEKMRIVGLTGGIASGKSTVSNLFKANGIPVVDADIVARDVVRKGTGGWKRVVATFGDEILLENGEINRAQLGQIIFADPAKRQLLNRLLAPFISSGIFWEVVKLWLKGSKVIILDIPLLFEAKMDQWAKPIIVVWVDPETQLQRLMARDGISEEQARNRINAQTALDWKRTKADIVIDNSGSIDETREQFQKVLTEVTRSLTWREFGLSRKGALLALVSVIIGVMVCRNIYKDNGIKPH, from the exons ATGGACATCGTACTCAACACGAACATGGGCTTTTTTGGGCACAAG AAACAAAAAGCCTCTCCATCACCCGTCCGTGCAATAAAAGCGTGTTTTGTACACGAGAAGATGCGCATTGTTGGACTGACAGGAGGGATCGCTTCAGGGAAAAGCACGGTTTCCAATCTCTTCAAAGCCAATGGAATTCCCGTTGTTGATGCTGACATCGTCGCTCGA GATGTTGTTAGAAAGGGAACTGGCGGTTGGAAAAGGGTTGTAGCCACATTTGGGGATGAGATTTTACTAGAAAATGGAGAAATCAATAGGGCACAGCTAGGGCAAATTATCTTCGCTGATCCTGCGAAACGCCAGCTTCTTAACCG GTTATTGGCTCCATTTATTTCCTCTGGTATATTCTGGGAAGTAGTAAAGCTATGGCTCaagggttctaaggttatcaTTCTCGACATCCCGTTGTTATTCGAGGCTAAGATGGACCAATGGGCAAAACCCATCATTGTCGTGTGGGTTGATCCTGAAACACAGCTTCAGCGGCTCATGGCAAGAGATGGGATCTCCGAAGAGCAGGCCAGAAACAGGATTAATGCACAGACTGCATTGGATTGGAAAAGGACAAAGGCGGACATAGTCATTGACAACTCAGGGTCGATAGATGAAACGAGGGAGCAGTTTCAGAAGGTCCTGACTGAGGTCACAAGGTCCTTAACGTGGAGAGAGTTTGGGCTCTCCAGAAAAGGTGCGCTTTTGGCCCTTGTTTCTGTTATTATAGGTGTTATGGTGTGCAGAAACATTTATAAAGACAATGGTATAAAACCACATTGA